A portion of the Verrucomicrobiota bacterium genome contains these proteins:
- the arsB gene encoding ACR3 family arsenite efflux transporter — protein MDTSPTTPAKTVKRLAFFERNLTLWVLLCMVAGVILGTAAPKAVASLSGMEFGHDSHVNVPIAILIWLMIYPMMLKIDFSSIGGVARKPKGLLVTLFVNWIVKPFSMAFLAWVFMQHLFAKWIDVETAKNYTAGLIILAAAPCTAMVFVWSYLTDGDPAYTLVQVAVNDLIMLVAFAPIVMFLCGVSGVVVPSAVLITSVLVFIVIPLTAGWLTRTMLLKTHGNEWLEKSFLPKFQPVTMAALLLTLILIFAFQAENLTHRWLAVLLIAVPIIIQVYFNSSLTYMLMRWLKVPHNVAAPGALIGASNFFELAVAVAITLFGPSSGAALATVVGVLVEVPVMLSVCSACNATKDWFPTEAPLADKTLR, from the coding sequence ATGGATACATCTCCTACTACTCCTGCGAAGACCGTAAAGAGACTCGCCTTCTTCGAGCGCAATCTGACCCTCTGGGTTCTTCTCTGCATGGTTGCAGGGGTGATTCTGGGCACAGCGGCCCCGAAGGCCGTTGCCTCCCTCAGCGGCATGGAGTTCGGACATGACTCTCATGTGAATGTCCCGATCGCCATTCTCATCTGGCTCATGATCTATCCGATGATGCTGAAGATCGACTTCAGCTCCATCGGGGGTGTTGCCCGGAAGCCGAAGGGGCTGCTGGTGACCCTATTCGTGAATTGGATCGTGAAGCCCTTCAGTATGGCCTTCCTGGCCTGGGTATTCATGCAGCACCTCTTTGCCAAGTGGATTGATGTCGAGACCGCCAAGAACTACACGGCGGGCCTGATCATTCTTGCTGCCGCCCCCTGCACCGCGATGGTCTTTGTCTGGTCCTATCTGACGGACGGCGATCCCGCCTACACGCTGGTTCAGGTAGCGGTGAACGATCTCATCATGCTCGTGGCTTTTGCCCCCATCGTAATGTTTCTCTGCGGGGTGTCAGGAGTGGTGGTTCCATCTGCCGTCCTGATTACCTCAGTCCTAGTCTTCATCGTTATTCCCCTAACAGCCGGATGGCTCACACGAACAATGCTTCTCAAGACACACGGTAACGAGTGGCTTGAGAAATCCTTCCTCCCAAAGTTCCAGCCAGTGACCATGGCGGCGCTCTTGCTGACCCTGATACTCATTTTCGCCTTTCAGGCGGAGAATCTGACCCATCGGTGGCTTGCCGTGCTGTTGATCGCCGTTCCGATCATCATCCAAGTCTATTTCAACTCCAGCCTGACCTATATGCTGATGCGCTGGCTGAAAGTCCCCCACAATGTGGCGGCTCCCGGAGCCCTTATCGGCGCAAGCAACTTCTTCGAGCTGGCGGTAGCGGTGGCCATCACTCTCTTCGGCCCCTCCTCCGGAGCCGCACTCGCCACGGTGGTCGGTGTCCTTGTAGAGGTTCCAGTGATGCTTTCCGTCTGTAGTGCCTGCAATGCGACAAAAGATTGGTTTCCAACGGAAGCTCCGCTTGCAGACAAAACTTTGCGATAA
- the rpsU gene encoding 30S ribosomal protein S21 codes for MPEVIVRKGEPIDRALKRLKTKLETEGVLDEVRRLRAFETPTQRTKRKAKASAKRAKAKIRFVLS; via the coding sequence ATGCCGGAAGTTATTGTCCGTAAGGGCGAACCAATCGATCGCGCTCTCAAGCGCCTCAAGACCAAACTCGAGACCGAGGGTGTCCTCGACGAGGTGCGCCGTCTGCGCGCCTTCGAGACCCCGACTCAGCGCACAAAGCGCAAAGCCAAGGCCAGCGCCAAGCGTGCCAAGGCCAAGATCCGCTTTGTCCTGAGCTGA
- a CDS encoding SDR family oxidoreductase, with amino-acid sequence MNPEVLIIGCGFLGEAAADLFSARGMNVLGLVRSADSLDALSNRSFRSAACDVTEPASVEALTPLVQNVPLAIYCVSSGRGGAEAYAAVYRDGLRRVLESWNPGRMIFVSSTSVYGQTDGAWVSEESEAAPDRDTGRILLEAEQIALASGGSVARLSGIYGPGRSVLLRKFLAGEALLEDGGHRWINQIHRDDAALALARLGDSSVTPEVYNVTDDTPATQREVYGWIAETQRQSLPPEGAADLNRKRGWTSKRISNAKLCSTGWIPQFPSYRDALPQLLTDYSTGS; translated from the coding sequence GTGAATCCTGAAGTTCTTATCATCGGCTGCGGCTTCCTAGGGGAGGCCGCAGCCGATCTTTTTTCGGCCAGGGGCATGAATGTTCTAGGCCTGGTCCGGAGCGCCGACTCACTCGACGCGCTATCAAACAGGTCTTTCCGATCTGCTGCCTGCGATGTCACCGAGCCTGCCTCGGTCGAAGCCCTGACCCCTCTGGTTCAAAATGTTCCCCTGGCCATCTACTGTGTCAGCTCTGGCCGAGGTGGAGCCGAGGCCTACGCTGCGGTCTACCGCGATGGTCTCCGCCGTGTGCTGGAGAGTTGGAATCCGGGTAGGATGATTTTTGTCAGCAGCACCTCGGTCTACGGACAAACCGATGGAGCCTGGGTCTCCGAGGAATCAGAAGCCGCCCCCGATCGCGACACTGGGCGCATTCTGTTGGAAGCTGAACAGATCGCCCTGGCATCAGGAGGGAGTGTTGCTCGTCTTTCGGGGATCTATGGACCGGGCCGCTCCGTACTGCTCAGGAAGTTTCTGGCAGGTGAGGCCCTGTTGGAGGATGGGGGGCACCGCTGGATCAACCAGATTCATCGGGATGATGCCGCCCTCGCCTTGGCACGATTGGGAGACTCCTCGGTTACTCCGGAGGTGTACAACGTGACCGATGATACACCGGCCACCCAACGCGAGGTCTATGGATGGATAGCAGAGACCCAGCGCCAATCGCTACCCCCGGAGGGAGCGGCTGATCTCAACCGAAAGCGGGGCTGGACCTCCAAGCGGATCAGCAATGCTAAGCTTTGTTCCACCGGATGGATTCCTCAATTTCCCAGCTATCGGGACGCTTTGCCCCAGTTGCTAACTGATTATTCGACGGGATCTTAA
- a CDS encoding DUF6428 family protein: MKTSDLKIILRNHPECHLAFILPSGKSIPIHAHITEVGRVDKTFLDCGATIRKISYLSLQSWVADDTDHRLPAETLADIIDRAAPILGNDDLDVEIEYEDGFITQLPVESAKQQGDLLVFTLGTKHTDCLAKEICLPPPKDDEGSSCCSGTGCC; encoded by the coding sequence ATGAAAACATCAGACCTCAAAATAATCCTCCGCAATCATCCGGAATGTCATCTCGCGTTTATTCTGCCTAGTGGCAAATCCATTCCGATTCACGCGCACATCACAGAGGTTGGCCGTGTTGATAAGACTTTCTTGGATTGCGGTGCCACGATTCGCAAAATCTCCTACCTCTCTCTCCAGTCTTGGGTTGCTGATGATACTGATCATCGACTCCCTGCCGAAACACTAGCGGACATCATCGATCGCGCTGCCCCCATTCTCGGAAATGACGATCTCGATGTGGAAATCGAATACGAAGACGGATTCATTACCCAGCTCCCGGTTGAGTCAGCAAAACAGCAGGGTGATTTACTCGTCTTTACGCTCGGCACCAAACACACCGACTGCCTCGCAAAGGAGATCTGCCTTCCGCCGCCCAAGGATGACGAAGGCTCGTCGTGCTGCAGTGGCACCGGCTGCTGCTGA
- a CDS encoding ABC transporter ATP-binding protein/permease, with translation MRILLRVFGYTARYPWMAAATMFCAIVGTLMVAVFPAVTQQVIEVVLKQHHPEKLIPLIAMGLAAFFAQDLLNCLRILLNNHFEQRVIFDLRSDLYARIQMLPLPWFDNRATGDIMTRLVEDVTNVERVLIDGIEQGTVALLQIAIVLVLMAHYSMVLMLAALTPVPFLALGALFYTLTAGKRYRATRKATSALNSLLHDNLDGIRQIKTYATEEREHARFNASSEALKKASLIVMRYWAIYSPTMNFLGNAGMILILAVGGLQVLHGTMELSVLVAFLLLARYLYEPVGRLHSLNQLLQAGRAASERVFSILDAPLEEGWRNPSSNSEVISLKGDVRYESVGFEYQAGTAVLHDISLHAKPGEMIALVGPTGAGKTSLVHLLSRFYELSSGEILLDGRPICEIPLSELRRSVAMVTQESFLFNGTTADNLLIAKPDATEEEMWAALAAANAEAFIRRLPKGLHTQLGERGVKLSVGEKQRLSIARALLKNPPILVLDEATASVDNTTERLIQEALAHLLEGRTSFVIAHRLSTVRHADQILVLERGRIVERGNHETLLAAGGLYASLCKEAEAHHGVFGESRIDISRGAVEVAENAEEI, from the coding sequence ATGCGAATTTTGCTACGAGTTTTCGGTTACACGGCGCGCTATCCTTGGATGGCGGCGGCTACGATGTTCTGCGCGATCGTCGGCACGCTGATGGTGGCGGTCTTTCCTGCCGTCACCCAGCAGGTCATCGAAGTCGTTCTCAAACAGCATCACCCGGAAAAGCTGATTCCTCTGATCGCAATGGGTCTCGCGGCATTCTTCGCCCAGGATCTTCTGAACTGCCTCCGTATCCTGCTGAACAATCACTTCGAGCAGCGGGTGATCTTTGACCTCCGGAGCGATCTCTATGCCCGGATCCAGATGCTGCCCCTCCCATGGTTCGACAACAGAGCGACGGGCGACATCATGACCCGGCTCGTGGAGGATGTGACCAACGTGGAGCGGGTCCTGATCGACGGCATCGAGCAAGGTACGGTGGCCCTGCTCCAGATCGCCATCGTCCTGGTTCTCATGGCCCATTACAGCATGGTCCTGATGCTGGCTGCCTTGACGCCCGTTCCCTTCCTGGCTCTCGGGGCACTCTTCTACACGCTGACTGCCGGAAAGCGCTACCGTGCCACACGCAAGGCTACCTCGGCCCTGAACTCCCTTCTTCACGATAACCTCGACGGGATCCGCCAGATCAAGACCTACGCCACCGAGGAGAGGGAACACGCACGATTCAATGCATCAAGCGAAGCTCTCAAGAAAGCCTCTCTCATCGTGATGCGCTATTGGGCAATCTACAGCCCGACAATGAACTTCCTAGGGAACGCGGGAATGATCCTCATCCTTGCCGTGGGAGGTCTGCAGGTTCTCCATGGAACGATGGAGCTGAGTGTCCTGGTCGCCTTCCTCCTGCTGGCACGCTATCTCTACGAACCAGTCGGACGCCTCCATTCCCTCAACCAGTTGCTTCAGGCGGGACGTGCTGCGAGCGAACGGGTCTTCTCGATTCTGGATGCCCCATTGGAAGAGGGCTGGAGGAATCCTTCTTCGAATTCTGAGGTTATCTCCCTGAAGGGTGATGTCCGTTACGAGTCCGTGGGGTTCGAGTATCAGGCCGGGACCGCTGTCCTCCATGACATCTCTCTTCATGCCAAGCCAGGCGAGATGATCGCGCTGGTGGGACCCACCGGTGCAGGAAAGACCTCGCTTGTCCACCTGCTCAGCAGATTCTACGAGCTCAGCTCCGGAGAGATCCTGCTGGATGGGCGCCCGATCTGTGAGATCCCCCTGAGCGAACTCCGCCGCTCCGTCGCCATGGTGACGCAGGAGAGCTTCCTCTTCAACGGCACCACTGCCGACAATCTACTCATTGCAAAACCCGATGCCACTGAGGAGGAGATGTGGGCAGCGCTAGCCGCCGCGAATGCAGAAGCCTTCATACGCCGTCTTCCTAAGGGGCTCCACACGCAACTCGGCGAACGCGGCGTCAAGCTGAGCGTCGGTGAGAAACAGCGTCTCTCCATCGCGCGCGCCCTGCTGAAGAACCCGCCGATCCTTGTCCTCGACGAGGCGACTGCCAGCGTGGACAACACGACGGAACGTCTGATCCAAGAGGCACTAGCCCACTTGCTGGAGGGTCGTACCAGCTTCGTGATCGCCCACCGACTCTCAACCGTCCGCCATGCCGACCAGATCCTGGTGCTGGAGAGGGGACGCATCGTCGAGAGGGGCAATCACGAGACACTCCTTGCCGCAGGCGGACTCTATGCCTCCCTCTGCAAGGAAGCCGAAGCCCATCACGGGGTCTTCGGGGAGAGCAGAATAGACATCTCGCGCGGAGCCGTTGAAGTGGCGGAGAACGCGGAGGAAATTTAA
- a CDS encoding ATP-binding cassette domain-containing protein — protein sequence MDPNPQISGGAETPGSDPYPDGQVGSAPPRRGVLAIDSILRGASRLQRSVAKRWRRLQRRPQTIAESANLLPTLIQVLAAFTRVDGEMLEEEIDSSLGFLRYDYPEAVYSELRKLFRQALEQQQDLGAMATKLSTELSDDSKILLGVQLYDLITRSGMKAEQVAAYHDFMGRLGMAAQAIDIVYQLNANEQADAEFFHDGTSPLEALSFGDPATCDVELRDFKGDEKLLAYCHHDLIILKNLSGKSLIVQGRLLKPGEFCRIYPGQRVLVGEQVITSQDLIFYFNAKRNVTLPHIFVAINNEEVRLEKSRSRDSDLEIAFGLKVNVTALQDLRATLRGAPLRKGTTVAAQLSDKIFFRDGGELDLEDLKRRVGSFGGRFELKGSKTEYIASNNPSRLDDDDILISPGIGGEVTLRITCDYQEKKGRVEVLQADRPIVVRGLPVRGAMDLIDGDTIRIDAGQVLRCNFTDRIIEEERNIIRTLDVRDLVCRFRSGDTALDNLNFSMDRGEMVCVMGASGCGKSTLLRALAGQFPPVAGEVQLNQRSLYRNLDALLQYITYIPQYDAFDEQLTIEENLRFAAAIRAPHLSRRERQRRIDSKLAELGLNERRKEVVGGTSKKILSGGERKRLNIGLDMVSTADVYLFDEPTSGLSSKDSEHVIEIIRGMAHNKIVLVTIHQPTSKVFQMFQKALLLDKGGKLVFFGTPTEMLAYFAEAEHEQLFGTELGGCQACGTTRPEFVFDVLETPLRDLGGELIYEENNRGQLVPARRFSPEYWRDKFEAYRLMKEVQQPASSRTPVPAGPESKSSLTQRPSGWEGFRWRDELGQFLVLLQRSFISKLRNRANLLTTLVEAPMLAFLIGSVLRYSESKHYDFASAFHIPTYLFLSLVVAMFLGLTNSVDDILRDRPVLLRERNLNVRIGYYLLAKAITLGLFALAQCALFTLIGDRMVSLRGFYWVEFVAMFLTAFSGIALGLLISSLAREGKTAVNIIPVVLIPQIILGGALIKYEEMNRNLDFIHSIHEWFNRHPETAMEPRSDLQVPMICEFMPMRWSYEGIVFAQAKLNPLAIRQARIQRQIYQLAAIKKPTDAQEDRLDDLKDLLAIMSGLQASNPDELAKRMTRIDRVIGGATLKREEIVGNEGGVTAEQLYTNQKVLDLVSKAEMEQADYRDSRHPNVFFGPMKQYFGVSIPLLWFNSAVMILSSWAIFVVLFFILRRQIRETRT from the coding sequence ATGGATCCTAATCCACAGATATCAGGAGGAGCAGAAACGCCCGGATCGGATCCGTATCCTGACGGGCAAGTTGGTTCTGCGCCTCCGCGACGAGGAGTGCTCGCGATCGATAGCATCCTGAGGGGAGCTTCCCGCCTGCAGCGCTCGGTGGCCAAGCGCTGGCGGCGCCTGCAGCGACGTCCACAGACCATCGCCGAGAGCGCCAATCTTCTTCCCACGCTGATCCAGGTCCTTGCTGCTTTCACCCGGGTCGATGGGGAGATGCTGGAGGAGGAAATCGATTCGAGCCTCGGCTTCCTGCGCTATGACTATCCCGAGGCGGTCTACTCCGAACTCCGCAAGCTCTTCCGCCAGGCCCTCGAGCAACAGCAGGATCTGGGAGCCATGGCGACGAAGCTCTCCACGGAGCTGAGCGATGACAGCAAGATCCTGCTCGGCGTGCAGCTCTACGATCTGATCACCCGTTCGGGAATGAAGGCGGAGCAGGTGGCGGCCTACCATGACTTCATGGGGCGTCTCGGCATGGCGGCGCAGGCCATCGATATCGTCTACCAGCTCAATGCCAACGAGCAGGCCGACGCGGAATTCTTCCACGACGGCACCTCGCCGCTCGAGGCTCTCTCCTTCGGCGATCCGGCAACATGCGATGTGGAGCTAAGGGACTTCAAGGGGGACGAAAAGCTTCTGGCCTACTGCCACCACGACCTGATCATTCTCAAAAACCTCTCTGGCAAGAGCCTGATCGTCCAAGGCCGTCTGCTGAAGCCCGGTGAGTTCTGCCGAATCTATCCGGGTCAGCGCGTGCTGGTGGGCGAGCAGGTGATCACCAGCCAGGATCTGATCTTTTACTTCAACGCGAAGCGCAACGTGACGCTTCCCCACATCTTTGTGGCGATCAACAACGAAGAGGTCCGGCTTGAGAAATCGCGCAGCCGGGACAGCGACCTAGAGATCGCCTTCGGCCTGAAAGTGAATGTCACTGCCCTTCAGGATCTTCGGGCCACCCTGCGGGGCGCGCCGCTACGCAAGGGGACGACGGTCGCAGCCCAACTCTCAGACAAGATCTTCTTCCGCGACGGTGGGGAGCTCGACCTCGAGGATCTGAAGCGGCGCGTCGGGTCTTTCGGAGGCCGTTTCGAGCTGAAGGGCTCCAAGACCGAGTACATCGCTTCGAATAACCCGAGCCGACTGGACGATGACGACATTCTGATTTCTCCCGGAATCGGCGGTGAGGTGACGCTGCGGATTACCTGTGATTACCAGGAAAAAAAGGGTCGCGTGGAGGTGCTTCAAGCCGACAGGCCAATCGTCGTGAGGGGGCTTCCCGTGCGCGGAGCCATGGATCTCATCGATGGGGACACCATTCGGATCGATGCGGGCCAGGTGCTGCGCTGTAACTTCACCGACAGGATTATCGAGGAGGAACGCAACATCATCCGCACGCTGGACGTGCGCGATCTTGTCTGCCGCTTCCGGAGCGGTGACACGGCCCTCGATAACCTCAATTTCTCGATGGATCGCGGCGAGATGGTCTGCGTCATGGGAGCAAGCGGCTGCGGCAAGAGCACGCTGCTCCGCGCTCTGGCTGGCCAGTTCCCGCCGGTGGCCGGAGAGGTGCAGCTCAACCAGCGTTCACTCTACAGGAATCTCGATGCGCTGCTTCAGTACATCACCTACATCCCCCAGTACGACGCATTCGATGAGCAGCTGACGATCGAGGAAAACCTCCGCTTCGCGGCGGCCATCCGCGCCCCCCATCTCTCGCGTCGCGAACGTCAGCGCCGCATCGACAGCAAACTTGCCGAGCTAGGATTGAACGAGCGCCGCAAGGAGGTCGTGGGAGGAACCAGCAAGAAGATCCTGAGCGGAGGCGAACGCAAGCGCCTGAATATCGGCCTCGATATGGTCAGCACGGCAGATGTCTATCTCTTCGACGAACCGACCAGCGGCCTCTCCTCCAAGGATTCCGAGCATGTCATCGAGATCATTCGCGGCATGGCCCATAACAAGATCGTCTTGGTTACGATCCACCAGCCGACCTCGAAGGTCTTCCAGATGTTCCAGAAGGCCCTGCTGCTGGACAAAGGAGGCAAGCTGGTCTTCTTCGGCACACCCACGGAGATGCTTGCCTACTTCGCCGAGGCGGAGCACGAGCAACTCTTCGGAACGGAGCTCGGAGGATGCCAGGCCTGCGGCACAACCCGTCCGGAGTTTGTCTTCGACGTGCTGGAGACACCTCTGCGTGACTTAGGAGGCGAGCTCATCTACGAGGAGAACAACCGAGGACAGCTTGTCCCCGCCCGTCGCTTCTCTCCGGAATACTGGCGTGACAAGTTCGAGGCCTATCGCCTGATGAAGGAGGTCCAGCAACCGGCCTCCTCGCGAACTCCCGTCCCAGCAGGTCCTGAGTCAAAGAGTAGCCTTACACAGCGACCTTCCGGATGGGAGGGTTTTCGCTGGCGCGACGAACTGGGACAGTTCCTTGTGCTGCTCCAGCGCTCTTTCATCAGCAAGCTGCGTAACCGAGCCAATCTTCTCACCACGCTGGTGGAGGCGCCGATGCTCGCCTTCCTGATCGGATCGGTCCTCCGCTACTCGGAGAGCAAACATTACGACTTCGCCTCGGCCTTCCACATCCCGACCTACCTGTTCCTTTCCCTCGTGGTGGCGATGTTCCTCGGACTCACCAATAGCGTCGATGACATCCTGCGCGACCGGCCCGTTCTTCTCCGGGAACGGAATCTGAATGTCCGCATCGGCTACTACCTGTTGGCTAAGGCGATTACGCTCGGCCTCTTCGCCTTGGCTCAATGCGCCCTCTTTACCCTGATCGGCGACCGGATGGTCTCCCTTCGCGGCTTTTACTGGGTCGAGTTCGTCGCGATGTTCCTCACGGCATTCAGTGGTATCGCCCTCGGCCTGCTGATCTCCTCACTAGCCCGGGAGGGGAAGACGGCCGTCAACATCATTCCCGTCGTCCTGATCCCTCAGATCATCCTTGGGGGCGCCCTGATCAAGTATGAGGAGATGAACCGCAACCTGGATTTCATCCATTCGATCCATGAGTGGTTCAATCGCCACCCCGAAACGGCCATGGAACCAAGAAGCGATCTGCAGGTGCCGATGATTTGTGAATTCATGCCGATGCGCTGGTCTTATGAGGGGATTGTCTTCGCCCAGGCAAAGCTGAATCCCCTGGCCATCCGGCAAGCGCGTATCCAGCGTCAGATCTACCAACTCGCGGCGATCAAGAAGCCGACCGACGCCCAGGAAGATCGGCTCGACGACCTCAAGGACCTTCTGGCGATCATGAGCGGCCTGCAGGCATCGAATCCGGATGAACTCGCCAAGAGAATGACCCGTATCGACAGGGTGATCGGAGGCGCCACGTTGAAGCGCGAGGAAATCGTAGGGAATGAAGGGGGCGTCACCGCCGAACAGCTCTACACCAACCAGAAGGTACTCGATCTGGTCTCCAAGGCGGAGATGGAACAGGCGGACTACCGTGACAGCCGCCACCCGAATGTCTTTTTTGGGCCGATGAAGCAATACTTCGGCGTCTCCATCCCCCTGCTCTGGTTCAACTCCGCCGTCATGATCCTCTCCAGCTGGGCGATCTTCGTGGTCCTTTTCTTTATCCTGAGACGTCAGATCCGCGAGACCCGCACCTAA
- a CDS encoding arsenate reductase ArsC, producing the protein MKPLVLILCTGNSCRSHLAEGILRAAAGDLIEVASAGSKPAGYVHPKSIEVMKEIGIDISGHTSKHLDEFLNRSVDTVITVCGNADQACPMFPGQVNRFHWGFEDPAHATGSEEEILNEFRRVRDQIKLVFDAYAAGLKRGKSL; encoded by the coding sequence ATGAAACCTCTCGTCCTTATCCTCTGCACCGGCAATTCCTGCCGCAGTCACCTTGCCGAAGGCATCCTCCGTGCCGCCGCTGGTGATCTCATCGAAGTCGCCAGCGCGGGCTCCAAACCTGCCGGCTACGTCCACCCGAAGTCCATCGAAGTGATGAAGGAGATCGGCATTGATATCTCCGGACACACCTCCAAACACCTTGATGAGTTTCTGAATCGTTCCGTCGATACAGTGATCACAGTCTGCGGGAATGCCGACCAGGCCTGCCCGATGTTCCCAGGTCAGGTGAACCGCTTCCATTGGGGCTTCGAGGATCCTGCCCATGCAACGGGTAGCGAGGAGGAGATTCTCAACGAATTCCGCCGAGTCCGCGACCAGATCAAGCTCGTGTTCGATGCCTACGCAGCAGGTCTCAAGCGCGGGAAGTCCCTTTAA
- a CDS encoding sigma-54 dependent transcriptional regulator, whose protein sequence is MKQTILIVDDEKNTRDGLRAVLEERFDVSLAADEAGALALMEADPPDLVLTDLKIGADNGMDLMKKILKRSDPPICIMMTAYGSVDTAVEAMKQGAYDFVTKPVNIDRLEMLIRRALRERTMQAENLELRQEVRKTRTPDRMIGRSPVMERVFETIRQVAPSKATVLIQGESGTGKEVAAQAIHALSNRAEKPFVAVHCASLSPQLLESELFGHEKGAFTGAGERRIGRFEQAAGGTLFLDEIGEIDPTVQVKILRVLGEKSFERVGGNQTLNSDVRLIAATNKDLAAMVSDGTFREDLFFRLNVVPLMMPPLRSHPEDIPLLTSAFLKEMAKEHDKPERLFTPEAIAALETHTWPGNIRELRAAVEHAVVLGNGSELKLGDLPSSLRILAGSAPGENEMNLARIEATTIHKALEECAGNRTMAAKKLGISRRTLHRHLAQFGITKSLK, encoded by the coding sequence ATGAAGCAGACTATCCTGATCGTCGACGACGAAAAGAACACTCGCGATGGGTTGAGAGCCGTGCTGGAAGAGCGCTTTGATGTCTCGCTGGCGGCTGATGAAGCAGGAGCTTTGGCCTTGATGGAGGCAGACCCTCCCGATCTGGTCCTCACCGATCTGAAGATCGGCGCCGACAACGGCATGGATCTGATGAAGAAGATTCTGAAGCGCTCCGATCCGCCGATCTGCATCATGATGACGGCTTACGGATCGGTGGATACCGCCGTGGAAGCCATGAAGCAGGGGGCCTATGATTTCGTGACCAAGCCGGTGAATATCGACCGTTTGGAAATGCTGATCCGGCGCGCCCTACGCGAACGAACGATGCAAGCGGAGAATCTAGAACTCCGTCAGGAAGTGCGCAAAACGCGGACACCCGACAGAATGATCGGCCGCTCCCCGGTAATGGAAAGGGTCTTCGAGACCATCAGGCAGGTGGCACCCAGCAAGGCCACCGTTCTCATCCAAGGGGAGAGCGGAACGGGTAAGGAAGTTGCTGCTCAGGCGATCCATGCCCTGAGTAACCGGGCCGAGAAGCCGTTTGTTGCCGTCCATTGCGCCTCACTTTCCCCTCAGCTTCTGGAGAGCGAGCTCTTCGGCCATGAGAAGGGTGCCTTCACCGGCGCGGGGGAGCGCAGGATCGGGCGCTTCGAACAGGCTGCCGGCGGCACTCTTTTCCTTGATGAGATCGGCGAAATCGACCCCACCGTCCAGGTCAAGATTCTGCGAGTGCTTGGTGAGAAGAGTTTCGAGAGAGTCGGGGGCAACCAGACCCTGAACTCCGACGTGCGACTGATTGCCGCAACCAACAAGGATCTGGCGGCCATGGTGAGCGACGGGACATTCCGTGAAGACCTGTTCTTCCGGCTGAATGTGGTGCCTCTCATGATGCCCCCGCTACGGAGTCACCCGGAAGATATTCCCCTGCTCACGAGTGCCTTTCTCAAGGAAATGGCCAAGGAGCATGACAAGCCCGAGAGGCTCTTCACCCCCGAGGCCATAGCGGCACTGGAGACCCATACCTGGCCCGGTAATATCCGCGAACTTCGCGCCGCTGTGGAGCATGCCGTGGTGTTAGGAAACGGCAGTGAACTCAAACTGGGAGATCTCCCGTCATCTCTACGCATTCTCGCAGGATCTGCTCCCGGGGAGAATGAAATGAACCTTGCCAGAATTGAGGCCACAACGATTCACAAAGCCCTGGAAGAGTGCGCCGGTAATCGCACAATGGCGGCAAAAAAGCTCGGCATCAGCCGTCGCACCCTCCATCGTCATCTCGCTCAATTTGGCATCACTAAATCCCTGAAATAA
- a CDS encoding metalloregulator ArsR/SmtB family transcription factor has protein sequence MPSKLQKLKSNATVRASIVKAMAHPSRLLIMEALMQGEHCVNDLTEMAGCDVTTLSKHLAVMKKAGLLICEKRGLQVFYQIACPCFTEFFRCIDLISSSNNRRLRCAC, from the coding sequence ATGCCTTCAAAACTTCAGAAGCTCAAATCCAATGCGACGGTCCGCGCCTCCATCGTGAAGGCGATGGCCCATCCCTCGCGCCTCCTGATCATGGAGGCCCTGATGCAGGGTGAGCATTGCGTGAACGATCTCACGGAGATGGCAGGTTGCGACGTGACGACTCTTTCCAAGCACCTGGCAGTGATGAAAAAGGCCGGACTCCTTATCTGCGAGAAGCGTGGCCTGCAGGTCTTTTACCAGATCGCCTGCCCCTGCTTCACGGAGTTCTTCCGCTGCATCGACCTCATCTCCAGCTCCAATAACCGCAGGCTTCGGTGCGCCTGTTAA